The nucleotide window CGTAAGGTTTCTAAAATCTGGCAAAACGCCTGTTCACTATCCGTACTTCCCACGGGGCAGTAGTGGCCTTGGCTTGGATAATGAAACTCTTTGAGATCACCGTTATGGGCAAACACCCAATAGCGTCCCCATAACTCGCGCTTAAACGGATGGCAGTTTTCTAGACCCACTGGCCCGATCGTTGCCTTGCGAATATGGGCAATGACATTCGTGGACTTAATGGGATATTGCCGTACTAATTGCGCGATCGGAGACTCGATCGACGGTTGATCATCTAAAAAAACCCGGCATCCCAACCCTTCAAAAAAGGCAATCCCCCAACCATCCCGATGCTCATCGGTTTTTCCGCCCCTCGCACAAAAGCCCTCAAAGGAGAAACAAATATCGGTAGGGACATTACAATTCATTCCGAGTAATTGGCACATAAATCACACCTACCGACTGAATTTAAGGGTCACTTACAGCAAGCATCGCCGACAGAAAAACATTGCTTAACGCAAGAATTACACTTAGAGCAAGTATCACGCCTAACGCAAGTACTACCCAATCAACTGGTAATTGCAACCCATACCGATCCCCCCTAGCTCCCCTTAATCAAGGCGGAAACTTGTCAGGGCATCGTCAGGGCTCACAATTAAGGCTCACAATTAAGGCTCACAATTAAGGCTCACAATTTTATCTACGGTTAACCGATGGGAATACCGTATATTATAGAGCTATCCCGTTGCGTTGATAAAAATTGGGTTCTATGGGAATTTTGGATAGCATTACCGATGCGATTGGTTCTACCCCTTTGGTGCAACTCAATCGCATCCCGCAGTCAGAAGGCTGTCTTGCAAGGATTGCAATTAAATTAGAAGGATTGAATCCCTCGGCATCCGTTAAAGATCGCATCGCCCTCAGCATGATTCGATCGGCGGAAGAAGAAGGATTGATTAAACCCGGTGAATCGATATTAGTAGAACCAACCTCTGGCAACACCGGTATTGCCCTAGCCATGATTGCCGCTGCTCGGGGATATCGCCTCATCCTCACCATGCCGGAAACCATGAGTATTGAGCGCCAACTCATGCTGAAAGCCTTTGGGGCCGAACTGGAATTAACCCCTAGTTTAGGCGGGATGCGCAATGCCATCTCACGGGCAGAAGAAATCGTTGCAACTACGCCAAACGCTATAATGTTGCAGCAATTTCGGAACTCCGCCAATCCTAAAATTCATCGAGAAACCACGGCTGAAGAAATTTGGGCAGATACTGACGGTCTCGTGGATATTGTTGTGGCTGGCGTAGGGACGGGGGGAACCATTACTGGCGTTTCTGAAGCCCTTAAAGCCAAGAAACCCAGCTTACAAACGATCGGAGTTGAACCCGCCACCAGCGCAGTCCTCACCGGAGGCAAACCCGGAGAACACAAAATTCAAGGCATCGGGGCTGGGTTTATTCCTCCAGTTTTGCGCCTAGAACTGATCGATGAAGTCATCACGGTCACCGATGATCACGCCATTCGCTATGGCCAAAGACTCGCCAGAGAAGAGGGCATTTTGTCTGGAATTTCTTCGGGAGCTGCGCTCTGGGCGGCGGTACAAATCGGAAAACGAGCTGAGAATGCCAATAAACTCATTGTTGTCATTCAACCCAGTTTTGGAGAACGCTACCTCAGCACCCCACTCTTTAAGGATCTTGACCTCTATCATCAACCCCGCTTGGCTCCCTGTTAAGCATCACACGTCTTATGTGCATCATCTTCCTAGTGCCGATTCTGTGACTTGATCCTAGCTATTACTATCTGAGAAAGATTAAATCCCCGGTTTTCCGACCAAGAAACTGGGGTATACTAAACTTAACCAATCTACACCGAAAGTTCTATGGCACACCTTTTGCTAGCTGGTGGAACGATTCTATCTAAGGAACAAGAAATTGCCGCTCATCTTGCCGAGATTGGGGTTGAGCTACACCATTGGAGTCTAGGTGAGCAACTCTATTCCTCAGAACTTTTGGTGCAACAAGATGGGTTAACCGCTGTAGAAAAACAAAATCTACTCTGTCTCTATAACCAGAAATTTAAAGCCCTACAATATCAGACAAATTGCCAGTGGTGTGAAGTTGCGATCGTCCATCCCGGCACGAGTCAATTACTTTCCTTAGCAACGATGTACGATCGCTTGCACTATCATACCGATCCCGAAATCTGGCATTTACTTTCGGGGGAAATGCTGTTTAGATTTATTCGTCCAGATGGCAGCGAGATGCAACTACAGCTTGAAGTTGGTGATTACTTACAGATCCCAGCCTTCGTAGAACACGCATCCAGTCCTAGCATAACCCTCTCCTACCAAGCAGTTCGGTACTTTATCACTGCAAAAGGTTGGGTACCCCATTATTCAACCCCCGTACCGTTTTCCCGCTAGTAGAGAACTAGTAGAACACTCACAATTAAATAATTCAAACCATTGGGCGATCGCTTAACGATCGCCCAATGGTGGTTTTGATGCTGATTGATCCTCCTCATAGGCCCAATAGGAACCCTAGTATTAGAACCAGAACACTGTAGAACCAGAACACTGTTAGAACCAGAACACCATTAGAAGAAGAGATTAGCGTAGACTCGTGATGCAATCTAGATTGGTCAAATTGGGCCGACGGAAATAAGCCATTGCCTGCAATCCCATGCTCTTGCAAACCTCAGCACAGTGACGGCATAGGGCCGCACAGTCCGCTAACTGTTGATTTTGAGGAACGGACTCACAGACAGTAGCGCACTTTTCGCACATTTCAGAACACAGTTGGCAGGTTCTTCCCATGAACTCTGAGCCATCGGTGATCAGGTTACTCGTCATTACACACATTTCAGAACAATCCCGCAACAAACAGAGAAGATTAATGTCCGTCTGTTGCTCCTGTTGATTGAGATATTCAGTCAATGTGGTCATTGTCATCTCGTGACAGCGATTACAAATGTTAATGCAGTTTTGCATTTCTACACTCATAGTCATGGATGCTTGAGAACTTGTAGTTGTAGACATCATGATGACCACCTCAGTGAGCAGAAAGAATTCATATCTCAACAGTAATCATGCTGCCTTGGGTCGTCAATACCAACGAGTTAAGCCATTAGAGCATTCCCCTCAAAGTCCCCTCTACAGGTCAAGATTTACCAGTACATTTTGAAATCCCCCCTGTAAATGTGGGATTTTGAGGCATCTAGGATCTCAACACCCGATTCCGAAAGGCTTGATTAATTTCCCACAATCGACTCTGGATTCTTGGAATCAACCCCTTCGTACAATCTTTTTCACGATGCAGCTTGCAAGCAGCCGGTTAATGGCGCGGAAGGAACAGAAAAAACGTCCTTTTTATGTCATGAATTCCTGACATACAGCCAGGAATCCCGTGGGGAAGTCATTACAGAACCCATGCTATAAACTTGCGATTTCTAGACTTGTAATTTTTAGAAAGCTGTGCAACTGTACTCAACAGAGTATACTACGGTTATCCGATCAAGTTGCCGTAGATTCTACAGTCGCTCGCCGTAGATTACGCTGCGATCGTCCAAACATTTCAGGAGAAAACCCATGAAATTGGTTTTGATGTGGGCGAGAGGTCAACTGAGAAAACTGTCCGCCCCTAAATTTCTATCTTTGTTAGCAGTGCTGGTAGCCGTACTAGTGATCACACCTTGGGCCACGATCGCGCCAGGAGCAGCAGCTACAAAAGCACAGATTCAGTTTGTCGCGCCTGACTGGGTAAAAGCCCATGTTAAGGACAAGAATTTACGAATTTTAGATGTGCGGAATGCGCCATTAGATTACATTACGAGTCATGTCCCCAATGCCATCAATATTGCTGATACCGTCTTCCGAGGCCCCGATGGTTTCTTACCAGTGCAATATTGGGATACTACTAAACTCGGCGATACTTTAGGTAAAGCAGGCGTGAGCAATCAAAGCCACGTTTTAGTCTATTCCGACGGGCGGGATATCTTGGGCTCAACCATGGTTGCTTATCTATTGGAGCGATCGGGCATTCAAAACATTGCTGTTTTGGATGGTGGGTTTGCTGGCTATAAAGGATCTGGGGAAGCGACGACCAAAGAGTTTCCCAGATACTCACAACAGCGGTTCACTGTTCGAGATAACTCATCCATTCGGGTCACACTCAAGGATGTCAAAAACTTGATTGGTAAGTCGGGAGTAGTCTTTATTGATCCCCGTCCCGGCGATTTATTCCGAGGAGAAAAGGACATTTGGGTTCGTAACGGTCATATCCCTGGCGCACGCAACATCCCTTGGCCTACTTTTACGGAAGCGGATAATGCCCAGGATGCCCTAAAAAACCCTCACAAATTGAAGCCATTGGACGATATCCGCAAGTTACTGGCAGAGAAAGGGATTAAACCCACTGACGATATCATTGTCTCCTGTAGCACTGGTCGGGAAGCCACCTTACAGTACGTTGTCCTGAAGCACCTACTGAAATATCCTAAGGTTCGTATTTACGAAGGCTCCTGGACAGAATACAGTACTACAGATCTGCCGGTTGAAACTGGGCCAGAAAAACCCATCAAGGCATAACTTCACCAGAAGATCAGACCTTGAAAGAATGTTGACCGCAACGCAGGCATTAACAGCAATGAAAACATTAAATATTGCGTGGGCAATCACCCTAGTCAGCTGCACTAGCTTAGCACTAGTTTCAACTTTGATGGTGCAACAATCCAATTCCGCTGATTTGATGAGTTGCACAACTTCCGATCCGCCCCCTAAAAATTCTACCGGGGGCAAGAACAGCTAGATTTGAGTAATTAACGCTTTGAGTCTCTTCAGGATCACGGTTTCTTGAAGAGACTTTTACTTGAAGAAACTTGTAGTAGTCCATAGGCATCTAGACTGCAATTATGAGTAGCATCACTCCTCTTGATTCATCTGACAGTGGTTTCGATCGTCCCCCCAACCAGAATCCCCAGCGCCGTTTTGCAATGATCGCATTAGCGGGGTTGGTGATGGGAATGGTTGGGTTGAGTTGTTATAGCTGGCAACAAAGTGCATTATTTTTGATTGGTGGACTGTTTGGCGTTACATTGTATCGATCGGGGTTTGGGTTTGCCTCCGCTTATCGAAAGTTGTTTATACAACGTGAAGTCACAGGAATTTACGCCCAGTTAGTCATGTTGGGTGTAGCAACGATTTTGTTTGCACCCGTATTAGCCGCAGGCTCGATCGGAGGGCAAGTAGTGAAAGGAGCTGTGGCTCCAATCGGCTTGCAAGGCATCATCGGTGCAGTACTGTTTGGCGTAGGGATGCAGTTTGGTGGGGCTTGTGGTTGCGGCACACTTTACACGCTGGGAAGCGGCAGTTTGTCCATGGGCGTGACATTCCTAGCCTTTTCAGTGGGTGCATTTGTGGCCAGTCTAACTCGCGCTTTCTGGGCTGGGTTGCCATCGATCCCCCCGATTTCCCTAGGAATGAATTTTGGGTGGCTTGGAGCAGTCGTACTACAACTAGCGGTGATCACGCTCATAGCTGTTTTCTTGCGCTGGAGCCAATACAAGGGGATTTTTTCGGGATGGCGTTCATTAGAGATTAAGTCAATTTTTCAGTTTCCAGGGACAAGGCGATCGTGGTTATCCGATCGTTGGTCATTATTTATGGGAGCCGTTTTATTAGCCATTCTCAATTGGTTCACATTAATTATCTCGGGACAGCCTTGGCGCGTGACTTGGGGCTTTGCATTAGGTGCTGCTAAAGTAGCCCTCTTTCTAGGCTGGAATCCCAATGGACATCCTATTTGGGGAACTGGGAGCGGACAGCAAGCTCTGGGACAACCCCTATTCACTGATGCCAGCATTGTGATTAACCTAGGAGTGATTTTAGGGGCATTAATTGCTGCATCTGCGGCTGGACGATTTGTGATTAAGACCGAGTGGAACTTCCCAGCCATTGCATCGACTTTAGGGGGCGGCTTTGCAATGGGCTACGGCGCATTCTTGGCCTTTGGGTGCAATATCAGCGCATTTTTTGGGGGCATCGCTTCAACCAGTTTGCATGGCTGGGTTTGGATTATTGCAGCCCTAGTGGGAACGGCAGTTGGGCTCTGGCTGCGTAGAAAACTAGGGTTCGCGGTCAATTGAGCAAGTTGTAACCATGAAGCAGAAGCACCTTTTAATCAACACTAACGACTGGCAAACCCTTTTGTTTGGACTAGTCATGGCGTTGTTACTGGGTGGAATCATTGGCCTTAATCATCAGCGAGGGGGACGATCGGCTTAATTACACTCAGTGGTGTGAAGCGGGTGAACCGCTCCATGAAAAAAGGACTTTTCAATAGGCATGTTCCGGATTGCCTAAAAAATCATTTCGATCGCAATACTCAATCATTAAGTGCACGGCAGGGCAGTGTCATTATTGTGGATAATGTGGTGCGGAAGGGGGGCATCATTGATGCAGAGAGTCGTGATGAAAATATTCAAGGTGTACGCAAGTTTAATGAGTTGCTCTCAGCAGAACCTCGCGTAAAGGCTACTGCAATTCAGACCGTTGGAAGCAAGGGCTACGATGGATTCGCGATCGTGCTAGTAATTGCAGATGAAGATTAGATGCCAAACAAGTAAATCTTCCAACCTTATCTCATCGAACAAGGATTCGACAATTTTAATGGTGCATAATCTCATTCCATAACATCATCGGCACATCATTATTATTGTTGCAACATTAACTACAGCAACGTTATCAAGACTAAATCTCTTCGAAGCCAGCACTTTTGAGGAGATTTTTTAATGTCACGAGAACTGACTCCCAAAGAATGAATGTAGAAGATTAATCACTTCTATTTATCAATATCACAATAAAGACTATTTGCTCTTATCAATTGAAGAGAATAGTCTTATATCATGGCGAAATTTAAAGCTCCCCGAGCGATATACAGCGGATTACGTAACGACAAGGAATAGATACAACGCCTGAAGCCTGTTTTGCTATGGGTTGCTGTATCGATCAGTCAAGCAAAGAGCCGTATCACTATCTTGATAGTTTTCAAGGAATAACACCATTGAATCCCTCTAACACGCTGCCATTAAAATCACAAGAAGGAGAGGATAATGAACTGGCTAGAAGGCGCATTAATGACGGGCGTTGCCGCAGCTTTCGCAACAACCTTTGACGATAATATTTATTTGACCCTGTTCTTCAGCAAAGTTGATCGAAGCTTTCAGCCACGCCATGTGGTTATCGGTGAATATGTTGGATTTACGGTGTTGGTGGGTGTGAGTTTGGTCGGTTTTTTAGGACGACTAGTAATTCCAGAAATTTGGATTGGCTTACTTGGCTTGCTCCCTGTAATGATTGGGATTAGCCAGTTGGCTACCTTAAGTCAGCAGGATCAACATACCATTCAGACGGTCAGTAGCCCACCCCAGCTTCGCTCAGAGAAATCGCATAGATCCCTTCCCTCCCTCTGGAAAACATTGCACGATCGGCAAACCTATCAAGTTTCAGCAGTCACAATTACCAATGGTGGTAACAACATTGGTATCTATGTACCTTTATTTGCAGGCAGTACACTCCCACATCTGGGCATCATTTTGAGTGTGTGCTATGCCACAGTGGGTCTATGGTGCTTCCTTTCCTATCACTTGACGCGACAACCTAAAATCGCCTTTGCAGCTGCTCGGTATGCTAGGAAAATTTTCCCTTTCATTTTGATGTGGCTAGGAATGCGTATTTTGATTGACAATGAGTCCTATCGACTTCTCTTCGCAATGAACTAACGAACTTTATCTTCTCACCAATGGTACAAGTCCTCCAGAGAACTGAGACTATAACTATCGATCGCCACCATTGATTGCAACTCAAATTCTTAGTTAATCTACCAGTATTGTAGTCGATGTTTCAAGAAGTCAGTGGGAAGTTTAATCATTAGTTGATGAGCAACTAGAATTCTAGAATAGGAACAATAATCAATTTTTCACTAACAAGAGATTCCTATATGATCCTAGCAATCACAACGATCCTAATCTCAATTTTGCTCTTCATTCTATTATGGCGAGTCATCAAGGTAAGTATTAGACTACTTTTGGTCATTGTTGCAATCATTGTAGGGCTACAATATAGCTTCGGCATTGAACCCAAACAATTATGGGCTGAGATGCAGATTCTTCCCCAAGAAGCTACTCACTTCGTACAGGGCTTGAATTGGCAAGCACTAAACTCAATCTGGCCAGATTAATTAGATTAACTGAAGTCAGCTCTCCTGCTTCACAGGCTAAATTGCATAGCTGTAGCATTTTCAGGGAGACGGGCCCAGAGGAAATGGAGTCGATGAGGCAATGGAGATGAGGGTAGAGGACGGGATGCCTCAATCAAGCAGCCATCCTCTCATTTAAGTTGGTATCGGTTGCTAATTGTCCATCCTCCATATGGACGATGCGATCGGCAATGTCCAAAATCCGATTATCGTGGGTTACCAGCAAGATGGTACAGCCCTGCTCCTTAGCCAATCTCTGCATTAATTCCACCACTTCGCGGCCTGATTTGCTATCCAAAGCTGCCGTCGGTTCGTCCGCCAGGATGATTTTGGGATGACTGACCAAAGCCCGGGCGATCGCCACCCGTTGCTTCTGGCCACCGGAGAGATCCGATGGATAATAGTTCACGCGGTTGCCCAACCCGACCTGTTCTAACATTTCAATCGATCGGCGTTTCATCTCACTTGGAGACAATCCCGGATGCACTTCTAAGCCCATCCGCACATTTTGCATGGCACTTAAACTGCTGTGTAGATTATGGGCTTGGAAAATGTAACCGATATTGCGACGGGTCATCATGCGTTTGCGATCGCTTGCGCCCCGTAATTCATCGCCTAAAATTTTGAGGCTACCTTCTTGCCCGGAACGCAGGCCCCCAATCAACGTCAACAAGGTGGTTTTGCCTGAACCCGATGGCCCGGTCATCAAAACAATTTCGCCCGCATCAATTTGCAGATTAATCTCGTACAAAACCTGCTTTTTCAGTTGGCCTTGCCCAAAATAATGATTGAGATTTTGAATGGA belongs to Alkalinema sp. FACHB-956 and includes:
- a CDS encoding class II glutamine amidotransferase, which translates into the protein MCQLLGMNCNVPTDICFSFEGFCARGGKTDEHRDGWGIAFFEGLGCRVFLDDQPSIESPIAQLVRQYPIKSTNVIAHIRKATIGPVGLENCHPFKRELWGRYWVFAHNGDLKEFHYPSQGHYCPVGSTDSEQAFCQILETLRQHFPQGKPPLEVLYPVLETLTQEIAQYGIFNYLFSDGEHLFVHCSTKLSYIIRQAPFAAAHLVDEDITVDFQELTTASDRVAIIATVPLTDNEEWITLQPGELLVFQDGQPVTQSVIPFYSPNSRHPVAS
- the cysK gene encoding cysteine synthase A, which codes for MGILDSITDAIGSTPLVQLNRIPQSEGCLARIAIKLEGLNPSASVKDRIALSMIRSAEEEGLIKPGESILVEPTSGNTGIALAMIAAARGYRLILTMPETMSIERQLMLKAFGAELELTPSLGGMRNAISRAEEIVATTPNAIMLQQFRNSANPKIHRETTAEEIWADTDGLVDIVVAGVGTGGTITGVSEALKAKKPSLQTIGVEPATSAVLTGGKPGEHKIQGIGAGFIPPVLRLELIDEVITVTDDHAIRYGQRLAREEGILSGISSGAALWAAVQIGKRAENANKLIVVIQPSFGERYLSTPLFKDLDLYHQPRLAPC
- a CDS encoding acireductone dioxygenase, whose product is MAHLLLAGGTILSKEQEIAAHLAEIGVELHHWSLGEQLYSSELLVQQDGLTAVEKQNLLCLYNQKFKALQYQTNCQWCEVAIVHPGTSQLLSLATMYDRLHYHTDPEIWHLLSGEMLFRFIRPDGSEMQLQLEVGDYLQIPAFVEHASSPSITLSYQAVRYFITAKGWVPHYSTPVPFSR
- a CDS encoding four-helix bundle copper-binding protein; its protein translation is MTTLTEYLNQQEQQTDINLLCLLRDCSEMCVMTSNLITDGSEFMGRTCQLCSEMCEKCATVCESVPQNQQLADCAALCRHCAEVCKSMGLQAMAYFRRPNLTNLDCITSLR
- a CDS encoding sulfurtransferase, with the protein product MKLVLMWARGQLRKLSAPKFLSLLAVLVAVLVITPWATIAPGAAATKAQIQFVAPDWVKAHVKDKNLRILDVRNAPLDYITSHVPNAINIADTVFRGPDGFLPVQYWDTTKLGDTLGKAGVSNQSHVLVYSDGRDILGSTMVAYLLERSGIQNIAVLDGGFAGYKGSGEATTKEFPRYSQQRFTVRDNSSIRVTLKDVKNLIGKSGVVFIDPRPGDLFRGEKDIWVRNGHIPGARNIPWPTFTEADNAQDALKNPHKLKPLDDIRKLLAEKGIKPTDDIIVSCSTGREATLQYVVLKHLLKYPKVRIYEGSWTEYSTTDLPVETGPEKPIKA
- a CDS encoding YeeE/YedE family protein, giving the protein MSSITPLDSSDSGFDRPPNQNPQRRFAMIALAGLVMGMVGLSCYSWQQSALFLIGGLFGVTLYRSGFGFASAYRKLFIQREVTGIYAQLVMLGVATILFAPVLAAGSIGGQVVKGAVAPIGLQGIIGAVLFGVGMQFGGACGCGTLYTLGSGSLSMGVTFLAFSVGAFVASLTRAFWAGLPSIPPISLGMNFGWLGAVVLQLAVITLIAVFLRWSQYKGIFSGWRSLEIKSIFQFPGTRRSWLSDRWSLFMGAVLLAILNWFTLIISGQPWRVTWGFALGAAKVALFLGWNPNGHPIWGTGSGQQALGQPLFTDASIVINLGVILGALIAASAAGRFVIKTEWNFPAIASTLGGGFAMGYGAFLAFGCNISAFFGGIASTSLHGWVWIIAALVGTAVGLWLRRKLGFAVN
- a CDS encoding cadmium resistance transporter is translated as MNWLEGALMTGVAAAFATTFDDNIYLTLFFSKVDRSFQPRHVVIGEYVGFTVLVGVSLVGFLGRLVIPEIWIGLLGLLPVMIGISQLATLSQQDQHTIQTVSSPPQLRSEKSHRSLPSLWKTLHDRQTYQVSAVTITNGGNNIGIYVPLFAGSTLPHLGIILSVCYATVGLWCFLSYHLTRQPKIAFAAARYARKIFPFILMWLGMRILIDNESYRLLFAMN
- a CDS encoding DevA family ABC transporter ATP-binding protein, producing the protein MGDIISIQNLNHYFGQGQLKKQVLYEINLQIDAGEIVLMTGPSGSGKTTLLTLIGGLRSGQEGSLKILGDELRGASDRKRMMTRRNIGYIFQAHNLHSSLSAMQNVRMGLEVHPGLSPSEMKRRSIEMLEQVGLGNRVNYYPSDLSGGQKQRVAIARALVSHPKIILADEPTAALDSKSGREVVELMQRLAKEQGCTILLVTHDNRILDIADRIVHMEDGQLATDTNLNERMAA